A single genomic interval of Suncus etruscus isolate mSunEtr1 chromosome 12, mSunEtr1.pri.cur, whole genome shotgun sequence harbors:
- the FAM110C gene encoding protein FAM110C, translating to MRDPGAELRAPSPDMSLPSPDAAAVPGEASGREVSGAETPRQDGEKGRSASPAERCGRERAGTPREAGEAGSDLVWGTGREATPGALRSDSEPDRRVSGRGSPPGADFGPAGLRVPAAPPAERCAPWPPRPTRGSSFPTPWGPPRTRDSDPPARRSAAERLAADRAKYVRSPAPDGPRALAPAAPPAPGPGAARAPEPVARRIIARRPLRPDSLVIYRQKCDFARGPDAHAGLGRKLLPGPGRDRAALPGEADRAAGPEARPAPLAPGAPPAAPSPAPERPSPGPAPAAPRPGPTPAAPSRDPDPELRRAQRAGLRRSQSDLSSRFSASLVEADAFFQFCGLDPDVVESLGRDNFSAGSERAARLARTLSVATSDSGFSRRSGPGEGPPPEEPEPAEPPAPSSATSVVERNARIIKWLYSCRKAREAARPAPQGPA from the exons ATGCGTGACCCTGGAGCGGAGCTGAGGGCGCCGTCCCCAGACATGTCCCTTCCCAG CCCCGACGCAGCAGCGGTCCCGGGAGAGGCGAGCGGCCGGGAGGTGAGCGGGGCGGAGACACCCCGGCAGGACGGAGAGAAGGGCCGGAGCGCGTCGCCGGCGGAGAGGTGTGGACGGGAGAGGGCGGGGACGCCGCGGGAGGCCGGGGAGGCGGGGTCCGACCTGGTTTGGGGCACCGGGCGGGAGGCGACGCCAGGGGCGCTGCGCTCAGACTCCGAACCGGACCGGCGGGTATCGGGGCGCGGTTCCCCGCCCGGTGCGGACTTTGGCCCCGCGGGGCTCCGGGTCCCCGCCGCGCCGCCGGCTGAGAGATGCGCGCCCTGGCCGCCCCGGCCCACGCGCGGCTCCAGCTTCCCGACGCCATGGGGACCCCCCCGGACCCGCGACTCAGACCCGCCGGCGCGCAGGAGCGCGGCGGAGAGGCTGGCGGCCGACCGCGCCAAGTACGTGCGGAGCCCCGCGCCCGACGGACCCCGCGCGCTCGCCCCGGCAGCGCCTCCGGCCCCCGGCCCCGGCGCCGCCCGCGCCCCCGAGCCCGTGGCGCGCAGGATCATCGCGCGGCGGCCGCTGCGGCCCGACTCTCTGGTCATCTACCGGCAGAAGTGCGACTTCGCGCGCGGCCCCGACGCCCACGCCGGGCTGGGCCGGAAGCTGCTCCCGGGGCCCGGCAGGGACAGGGCTGCGCTCCCCGGCGAGGCGGACCGGGCCGCCGGCCCCGAAGCCCGGCCCGCGCCCCTGGCCCCCGGCGCGCCTCCAGCGGCTCCCAGCCCGGCTCCGGAGCGCCCctcgcccggcccggcccccgcGGCCCCCAGGCCCGGCCCGACTCCCGCTGCGCCCAGCCGGGACCCGGACCCCGAGCTGCGCCGGGCGCAGCGCGCGGGGCTGCGGCGCTCGCAGTCGGACCTCAGCTCGCGCTTCTCCGCGTCGCTGGTCGAGGCGGACGCCTTCTTCCAGTTCTGCGGGCTGGACCCCGACGTGGTGGAGAGCCTGGGGCGCGACAACTTCTCGGCCGGCTCGGAGCGCGCGGCGCGCCTGGCGCGCACCCTGAGCGTGGCCACCTCCGACAGCGGCTTCTCGCGGCGCAGCGGGCCGGGCGAGGGGCCGCCGCCGGAGGAGCCGGAGCCCGCAGAGCCCCCCGCGCCCAGCAGCG